A genomic region of Mesorhizobium sp. NZP2077 contains the following coding sequences:
- the rpsO gene encoding 30S ribosomal protein S15 has protein sequence MRRSIAPRRFACTGPCWTTSRLRATRFLKQIRKNTMSITAERKQELMGEFATAKGDTGSPEVQVAILSERIKNLTDHFKDHKKDNHSRRGLLALVSQRRSLLDYLKRKDDARYQTLIEKLGLRR, from the coding sequence ATGCGCCGCAGCATAGCGCCACGACGCTTTGCTTGCACCGGCCCCTGCTGGACGACATCCCGGCTGAGGGCGACCCGTTTCCTCAAACAGATAAGGAAAAACACGATGTCGATTACTGCCGAGCGCAAACAGGAATTGATGGGTGAATTCGCAACCGCCAAGGGCGATACCGGGTCTCCGGAAGTCCAGGTGGCCATCCTTTCCGAGCGCATCAAGAACCTGACCGACCATTTCAAGGACCACAAGAAGGATAACCATTCCCGCCGTGGTCTGCTCGCTCTCGTGTCCCAGCGCCGCAGCCTGCTTGATTATCTCAAGCGCAAGGACGACGCGCGCTATCAGACACTGATCGAGAAGCTCGGTCTGCGTCGTTGA
- the irrA gene encoding iron response transcriptional regulator IrrA — protein sequence MDRGCRKENVAVDKRVRGAGLRPTRQRIALADLLFAKGDRHLSAEELHEEALAAGVPVSLATVYNALHQFTQAGLLRILAVEGAKTYFDTNTSDHHHFYIEGENRIFDIANGPVTVTNLPEPPEGMEIANVDIVVRLRLKRQERPAEPE from the coding sequence ATGGACCGGGGCTGCCGGAAGGAAAATGTCGCTGTGGACAAGCGGGTACGTGGAGCCGGCTTGAGGCCGACACGGCAGCGCATCGCGCTTGCCGACCTGCTTTTTGCCAAAGGCGACCGCCATTTGTCGGCCGAGGAACTGCACGAGGAGGCGCTGGCCGCCGGCGTGCCGGTGTCGCTGGCCACAGTCTACAACGCGCTCCACCAGTTCACCCAGGCGGGGCTGCTGCGCATCCTCGCCGTCGAGGGTGCCAAGACCTATTTCGATACCAACACCTCCGACCACCACCATTTCTACATCGAAGGTGAAAACCGGATTTTCGACATCGCCAATGGCCCGGTGACGGTCACCAACCTGCCGGAGCCGCCCGAGGGCATGGAAATCGCCAATGTCGACATCGTTGTGAGGCTGAGGCTGAAGCGCCAGGAACGACCGGCGGAACCAGAATAA
- a CDS encoding class I SAM-dependent methyltransferase: protein MSAEALKTLFHPFEAEALALPRKGERILFLGAEPGFRLPEGFEAELHLVQGFRPYFRALQASGPAVTPQAEGSGFDMALVFAGRHRGQNELRIADALERVAPGGLVVIAGGKDDGIASLRKRVDELVPLDGHMPKYHGIAFWLRRPVDMHAAAALRAANPGQLVDGRFHTAPGMFSFDRVDTGSKLLVDNLPKDLRGNIADFCAGWGYVAAEVAARSPGMTGLDLYEADFDALEAAKGNLANTVAQGFVWTDLLAEPVEHRYDVIAMNPPFHRSRAAEPEIGAGMIRAAAKALKPGGRLFMVANRQLPYEPVLSAAFASHAELVRDGMFKVFSARR from the coding sequence ATGTCCGCTGAGGCGCTGAAGACGCTTTTCCATCCGTTCGAGGCCGAGGCTCTTGCCTTGCCGCGAAAGGGCGAGCGCATCCTTTTCCTCGGCGCCGAGCCAGGCTTTCGCCTGCCGGAAGGCTTCGAGGCCGAGCTCCACCTCGTGCAAGGCTTCCGGCCGTACTTTCGCGCGCTGCAGGCATCTGGTCCCGCCGTCACCCCGCAAGCGGAAGGCAGCGGCTTTGATATGGCGCTTGTGTTTGCCGGCCGTCATCGTGGCCAGAACGAACTGCGCATCGCTGACGCCCTCGAGCGCGTGGCGCCAGGCGGGCTGGTTGTCATTGCCGGCGGCAAGGACGATGGCATTGCCAGTCTGCGCAAGCGCGTCGACGAGCTTGTGCCGCTCGACGGTCATATGCCGAAATATCACGGCATCGCCTTCTGGCTGCGCCGCCCGGTGGACATGCATGCTGCCGCGGCACTTCGCGCCGCCAATCCCGGGCAACTGGTCGATGGCCGGTTCCACACCGCACCCGGCATGTTCTCCTTCGATCGCGTCGATACAGGGTCGAAACTGCTGGTCGACAACCTGCCCAAAGACCTGCGCGGCAACATCGCCGATTTCTGCGCCGGCTGGGGTTATGTGGCGGCCGAGGTCGCAGCACGCTCACCTGGGATGACGGGACTCGATCTCTACGAGGCGGATTTCGACGCGTTGGAGGCGGCCAAGGGCAACCTCGCCAACACCGTGGCGCAAGGCTTCGTCTGGACGGATCTGCTCGCCGAGCCGGTCGAGCACCGCTACGACGTCATCGCCATGAACCCGCCCTTCCACCGCAGCCGTGCGGCGGAGCCGGAGATCGGCGCCGGCATGATCCGCGCGGCAGCCAAGGCGTTGAAGCCCGGTGGCAGGCTGTTCATGGTCGCCAACCGCCAGCTTCCCTACGAGCCCGTGCTGTCGGCCGCCTTTGCCAGCCACGCGGAACTCGTCCGCGACGGTATGTTCAAGGTGTTTTCTGCGCGGCGCTGA
- a CDS encoding bifunctional diguanylate cyclase/phosphodiesterase, whose protein sequence is MSAVSNPKRTPVFRLLTIASSGIGSFILGIWGLKLGLGSGFAGISADMMVAIMAALCALAASVAAMSFFAGVDESADFVFNETHFDKLTGLLARPAMVGKIAEAACATSRTGEPMFLIDIDIDRFKHINDAIGYSHGDELIRAFTKRLQGCVPARALIGRIGAGEFAVLLPDHQIQGTLESMVERLIDEMMEPYELSSHQQSVGLSVGIVAMPKDGVDPVLLLRRSNLALQNARASGVGNWSVFDSEMGRVADYRQWVESELHTAFERGDFDLHYQPQLDLPTGRIVGYEALIRWNHPERGMIPPMEFIQIAEETGMINPIGEWVLRKACSDARHLPEDCFVAVNISPVQFMTKDFVGIVRDTMRATGIKPSRLELEVTETAMMQDRDRAAAILKELADMGISVAVDDFGTGYSNLSYLIDFSFGKLKIDRSFVSRIDTDSSSGAVVSTIVGLSRALGVSIIAEGVETENQATLLRAAGCEVVQGYLFGRPAPLKFSAGDGYATDEVRRVANLH, encoded by the coding sequence ATGTCTGCCGTCAGCAACCCGAAGCGAACACCGGTGTTCCGACTGCTCACGATAGCGAGCTCGGGCATTGGCAGTTTCATCCTTGGCATCTGGGGTTTGAAGCTTGGCCTCGGCAGTGGTTTTGCCGGCATATCAGCGGACATGATGGTCGCCATCATGGCTGCGCTTTGCGCGCTGGCGGCGTCGGTGGCGGCAATGTCCTTCTTCGCCGGCGTCGATGAATCGGCGGATTTCGTCTTCAACGAAACCCATTTCGACAAGCTGACCGGGCTGCTGGCGCGTCCGGCGATGGTCGGCAAGATCGCCGAGGCGGCGTGCGCGACGAGCCGAACCGGGGAACCGATGTTCCTGATCGACATCGACATCGACCGTTTCAAGCACATCAACGACGCGATCGGCTACAGCCATGGTGATGAGCTGATCCGCGCCTTCACCAAGCGGCTGCAGGGCTGCGTGCCCGCACGCGCCCTGATAGGGCGCATCGGCGCCGGCGAGTTCGCCGTGCTGCTCCCGGATCATCAGATCCAGGGAACGCTGGAAAGCATGGTCGAAAGGCTCATCGACGAGATGATGGAGCCCTATGAACTCAGCAGCCATCAGCAATCGGTGGGTCTGTCGGTCGGTATCGTGGCCATGCCCAAGGATGGCGTCGATCCAGTCCTTCTCCTGCGCCGCTCCAACCTGGCGCTGCAGAATGCGCGCGCCAGCGGCGTCGGCAACTGGTCGGTGTTCGACAGCGAGATGGGGCGTGTCGCCGATTATCGCCAATGGGTCGAATCCGAACTGCACACCGCTTTCGAACGCGGCGACTTCGACCTGCACTATCAGCCGCAACTCGACCTGCCGACCGGCCGTATCGTCGGCTACGAGGCGCTGATCCGCTGGAACCATCCCGAACGCGGCATGATCCCGCCCATGGAGTTCATCCAGATCGCCGAGGAGACCGGGATGATCAACCCGATCGGCGAATGGGTTCTGCGCAAGGCCTGCAGCGATGCCCGCCATTTGCCGGAAGACTGTTTCGTCGCCGTCAACATCTCGCCGGTTCAGTTCATGACCAAGGATTTCGTCGGCATCGTGCGTGACACAATGCGGGCCACCGGCATCAAGCCGTCGCGGCTGGAGCTGGAAGTCACCGAGACGGCGATGATGCAGGACCGCGACCGCGCGGCCGCTATCCTGAAAGAGCTTGCTGACATGGGCATCTCCGTTGCCGTCGACGATTTCGGCACCGGCTATTCCAATCTGAGCTACCTGATCGATTTCTCGTTCGGCAAGCTGAAGATCGACCGCTCCTTCGTCAGCCGCATCGATACCGATTCCAGCTCCGGCGCCGTCGTGTCGACTATTGTCGGGCTTTCGCGTGCACTCGGCGTCAGCATCATTGCCGAAGGCGTCGAGACCGAGAACCAGGCGACTTTGCTGCGCGCCGCCGGCTGCGAGGTGGTGCAGGGGTACCTGTTCGGCCGTCCGGCGCCGCTCAAGTTCAGCGCTGGCGACGGATATGCCACCGACGAGGTCCGGCGCGTCGCCAATCTGCACTGA
- the fabB gene encoding beta-ketoacyl-ACP synthase I: MRRVVVTGLGIVSSIGNNANEVQTSLHDARSGISFSDSFAEHGFRCQVWGAPTLDPSAMIDRRAMRFLSRGAAWNHVAMDQAIADAGLGESDITNERTGIVMGSGGPSTRTIVEAAETTLKNGSPKRIGPFAVPKAMSSTASATLATWFKIHGVNYSISSACSTSAHCIGNAYELIQWGKQDVMFAGGHEDLDWTMSDLFDAMGAMSSKFNDRASAASRAYDTNRDGFVIAGGAGVLILEELEHAKARGAKIYAEIVGYGATSDGHDMVAPSGEGAVRCMRQALATVSTPVDYINTHGTSTPVGDSKEMGAIREVFGEKMPFITSTKSLTGHSLGAAGVQESIYSILMMQGGFIGESAHIETLDPEFEGMPIVRKRIDNAKIDTVLSNSFGFGGTNATLVFQRYSA, translated from the coding sequence ATGAGACGTGTCGTAGTCACAGGCCTCGGCATCGTGTCGTCGATCGGCAACAATGCCAACGAGGTGCAGACCTCGCTGCATGACGCCAGATCCGGCATCAGCTTTTCCGATTCCTTCGCCGAGCACGGCTTCCGTTGCCAGGTCTGGGGCGCTCCGACGCTCGACCCGTCCGCCATGATCGATCGCCGCGCGATGCGCTTCCTGAGCCGGGGTGCTGCCTGGAACCACGTTGCCATGGATCAGGCGATCGCCGATGCGGGCCTCGGCGAAAGCGACATCACCAATGAGCGCACCGGCATCGTCATGGGCTCGGGTGGCCCTTCCACCCGCACCATCGTCGAGGCGGCCGAAACGACGCTGAAGAACGGCAGCCCCAAGCGTATCGGCCCCTTTGCCGTGCCGAAGGCGATGTCGTCGACCGCGTCGGCAACGTTGGCCACATGGTTCAAGATCCACGGCGTCAACTATTCGATCTCGTCGGCCTGCTCGACCTCGGCGCATTGCATCGGCAACGCCTATGAGCTCATCCAGTGGGGCAAGCAGGATGTCATGTTTGCCGGCGGCCACGAGGATCTCGACTGGACGATGTCGGACCTGTTCGACGCCATGGGCGCCATGTCGTCGAAGTTCAACGACCGGGCTTCCGCCGCATCGCGCGCCTATGACACCAATCGCGACGGCTTCGTCATCGCCGGCGGCGCGGGTGTGCTCATCCTGGAGGAACTTGAACACGCCAAGGCGCGCGGCGCCAAGATCTATGCCGAGATCGTCGGCTACGGCGCAACCTCTGACGGCCACGACATGGTGGCACCTTCCGGCGAAGGCGCGGTCCGCTGCATGCGCCAGGCGCTGGCCACGGTTTCCACGCCGGTCGATTACATCAACACCCACGGCACCTCGACGCCGGTGGGAGACTCCAAGGAAATGGGCGCCATCCGCGAGGTGTTCGGCGAAAAGATGCCGTTCATCACCTCGACCAAATCGCTGACCGGCCATTCGCTGGGCGCGGCCGGCGTGCAGGAATCGATCTATTCCATCCTGATGATGCAAGGCGGCTTCATCGGCGAAAGCGCCCATATCGAGACCCTCGACCCCGAATTCGAGGGCATGCCGATCGTGCGCAAGCGCATCGACAACGCCAAGATCGACACCGTCCTGTCAAATTCCTTCGGTTTCGGTGGCACCAACGCAACGCTCGTTTTCCAGCGCTATTCCGCATAA
- the truB gene encoding tRNA pseudouridine(55) synthase TruB yields MGRRGKKKGRPISGWVVLDKPVGMGSTEAVSKIKWLFQAEKAGHAGTLDPLASGMLPIALGEATKTVPYVQDGAKIYRFTVAWGQERSTDDLEGPVTKSSDLRPAEAEIKALLAKYTGVIMQTPPQFSAIKIAGERAYDLAREGETVDIPAREIEIGRLDIIEHHADDTVFEVECGKGTYVRSLARDMGRDLGCFGHISNLRRVEVEPFTPEDFVTIAELEAARFGAQGEDKPQSADDADAIEVPVDFGAIDALLVDTSAALDCLPQIAISDDAATKIRLGNPVIIRGRDAPVEAEEACATARGKLVAIGAIEQGMFKPKRVFAG; encoded by the coding sequence ATGGGGCGTCGAGGCAAGAAAAAGGGCCGGCCGATCTCGGGCTGGGTGGTGCTGGACAAGCCGGTCGGCATGGGCTCGACCGAGGCCGTCTCCAAGATCAAATGGCTGTTCCAGGCGGAAAAGGCCGGCCATGCCGGTACGCTCGATCCGCTGGCGTCAGGCATGCTGCCGATCGCGCTCGGCGAAGCCACCAAGACCGTGCCTTATGTGCAGGACGGCGCCAAGATCTACCGCTTCACCGTTGCCTGGGGGCAGGAGCGCTCCACCGACGATCTTGAAGGGCCGGTGACGAAGAGTTCCGACCTGCGTCCGGCGGAAGCCGAGATCAAGGCGCTGCTGGCGAAATACACCGGCGTCATCATGCAGACGCCGCCGCAATTCTCGGCCATCAAGATCGCGGGCGAACGCGCCTATGATCTCGCCCGCGAAGGCGAGACGGTCGACATTCCCGCGCGCGAGATCGAGATCGGGCGTCTGGACATCATCGAGCATCACGCCGACGACACCGTTTTCGAGGTTGAATGCGGCAAGGGCACCTATGTGCGCTCGCTGGCCCGCGACATGGGCCGCGACCTCGGCTGCTTCGGCCATATTTCCAACCTGCGCCGGGTCGAGGTCGAGCCGTTCACGCCGGAGGATTTCGTCACCATCGCCGAACTCGAGGCGGCTCGCTTCGGCGCCCAAGGTGAGGACAAGCCTCAGTCTGCCGACGATGCCGATGCAATTGAAGTGCCGGTAGACTTCGGCGCGATCGACGCGCTTCTTGTCGATACCTCAGCGGCTCTCGACTGCCTGCCGCAGATCGCCATCAGCGATGATGCGGCGACAAAGATCCGGCTTGGCAATCCGGTCATCATTCGTGGCCGCGATGCGCCGGTCGAGGCGGAAGAAGCCTGCGCGACGGCACGCGGCAAGCTGGTTGCCATCGGCGCGATCGAACAAGGCATGTTCAAGCCCAAGCGGGTCTTTGCCGGGTGA
- the corA gene encoding magnesium/cobalt transporter CorA, protein MAKAEAVKKRAPVKTRRPPVGASPGTLIADPAARRSELRLTLISPEKFETIDNASIDDLNTHCDSWPVVWLDCTGLANIQLIEEIGRIFSLHPLALEDVVNTGQRPKVDFFEDHAFVVMRMIDDVKGHRYEQIAVFFGKNFVVTFQEREGDPFDPVRKRIAASLPNRLRSRGADYLAYALIDAIVDSYFPPIETASDMVDGIEDQMLNTTHKHQMRQLHELRRDANVLKGVLWPMRDALATLIRNDVPYVKAETKIFFNDTLDHALRLIELVENQRDMLTGLIEMHLSLSQARTNDVISYLTIVSVIFMPLTFLVGVWGMNFDPESSPWNMPELKSYYGYPASLLFMLAVAVGLIVFFKRKKWL, encoded by the coding sequence ATGGCAAAGGCCGAGGCGGTGAAGAAGCGGGCGCCGGTGAAAACGCGGCGGCCGCCGGTCGGCGCTTCGCCGGGCACGCTGATCGCCGATCCTGCGGCGCGCCGCTCCGAGCTCAGGCTGACGCTGATCTCACCGGAAAAATTCGAGACCATCGACAATGCCAGCATCGATGACCTCAACACCCATTGCGACAGCTGGCCGGTCGTCTGGCTGGATTGCACGGGCCTCGCCAACATCCAGTTGATCGAGGAGATCGGACGGATCTTCAGCCTGCACCCGCTGGCGCTGGAAGATGTCGTCAACACCGGCCAGCGGCCGAAAGTCGATTTCTTCGAAGACCATGCCTTCGTCGTCATGCGTATGATCGACGACGTTAAGGGGCATCGCTATGAGCAGATCGCGGTGTTCTTCGGCAAGAATTTCGTCGTCACCTTCCAGGAGCGCGAAGGCGATCCCTTCGATCCCGTGCGCAAGCGCATTGCCGCCTCGCTGCCCAACCGGTTGCGTTCGCGCGGTGCCGACTATCTGGCCTACGCGCTGATCGACGCCATCGTCGACAGCTATTTTCCGCCAATCGAGACGGCGAGCGACATGGTCGACGGCATTGAGGACCAGATGCTGAACACGACGCACAAGCATCAAATGCGGCAGCTGCACGAATTGCGGCGCGACGCCAATGTGCTGAAAGGCGTGCTGTGGCCAATGCGCGACGCGCTGGCGACGCTGATCCGCAACGACGTGCCCTATGTGAAGGCCGAGACCAAGATCTTCTTCAACGACACGCTCGACCATGCCCTGCGGCTGATCGAGCTGGTCGAGAACCAGCGCGACATGCTGACCGGCCTGATCGAAATGCATCTGTCGCTGAGCCAGGCGCGCACCAACGACGTCATCTCCTACCTGACCATCGTCTCGGTGATCTTCATGCCGCTCACCTTCCTGGTTGGTGTATGGGGCATGAATTTCGACCCCGAGAGTTCGCCGTGGAATATGCCGGAACTGAAGTCCTATTATGGCTATCCGGCTTCGCTGCTGTTCATGCTGGCCGTTGCTGTCGGGCTGATCGTCTTCTTCAAGCGGAAGAAGTGGCTTTAA
- the pnp gene encoding polyribonucleotide nucleotidyltransferase has translation MFNQHKVEIEWGGRPLILETGKIARQADGAVLATYGETKVLATVVSMKEPKPGLDFFPLTVNYQEKTYAAGKIPGGYFKREGRPSEKETLVSRLIDRPIRPLFAAGYKNDTQIVVTVVQHDLENDPDILSIVATSAALTLSGVPFMGPIGGARVGYINGEYVLNPHVDEMQESKLDLVVAGTADAVLMVESEAKELGEELMLGAVMFGHRGFQPVIDAIIKLAEVAAKEPRDFTAPDYSALEAEMLKIVGDELSAAYKNVDKQKRYAAVDAVKAKVKAAFAPAEGEDAKYTSEQIGSVFKELQAKVVRWNILDTGSRIDGRDLSTVRKIVSEVGVLPRTHGSALFTRGETQALVVATLGTGEDEQYVDSLTGMYKEKFLLHYNFPPYSVGETGRMGSPGRREIGHGKLAWRAIRPMLPSADQFPYTLRVVSEITESNGSSSMATVCGTSLALMDAGVPLAKPVAGIAMGLIKEGERFAVLSDILGDEDHLGDMDFKVAGTEGGITSLQMDIKIDGITEEIMKIALGQAKDGRLHILGEMAHALTGARPELGEFAPRIEVMHIPTDKIRDVIGSGGKVIREIVEKTGAKINIEDDGTVKIASSNAKEIEAAKKWIHTIVAEPEVGEIYEGTVVKTADFGAFVNFFGPRDGLVHISQLANDRVAKTSDVVKEGDKVWVKLMGFDERGKVRLSMKVVDQATGKELARDKKTEGEENAA, from the coding sequence ATGTTCAATCAGCACAAAGTGGAAATCGAATGGGGCGGTCGCCCGCTCATCCTCGAAACCGGCAAGATCGCGCGTCAGGCTGACGGCGCTGTGCTCGCCACCTACGGCGAGACCAAGGTTCTGGCCACCGTCGTTTCGATGAAGGAGCCCAAGCCCGGCCTCGATTTCTTTCCGCTGACCGTCAACTACCAGGAAAAAACCTATGCCGCCGGCAAGATCCCGGGCGGCTATTTCAAGCGCGAAGGCCGTCCGAGCGAAAAGGAAACGCTGGTTTCCCGTCTCATCGACCGCCCGATCCGTCCGCTCTTCGCCGCTGGCTACAAGAACGACACCCAGATCGTCGTCACCGTCGTCCAGCACGATCTCGAGAACGATCCTGACATCCTGTCGATCGTCGCCACGTCGGCCGCTTTGACCCTGTCGGGCGTTCCCTTCATGGGCCCGATCGGCGGCGCACGCGTCGGCTACATCAATGGCGAATACGTGCTCAACCCGCATGTCGACGAGATGCAGGAATCCAAGCTCGACCTCGTCGTCGCCGGCACCGCCGACGCCGTGCTGATGGTCGAGTCCGAAGCCAAGGAACTTGGCGAAGAGCTGATGCTCGGCGCCGTCATGTTCGGCCACAGGGGCTTCCAGCCGGTGATCGACGCCATCATCAAGCTGGCCGAAGTTGCCGCCAAGGAGCCGCGCGACTTCACCGCGCCGGACTATTCCGCGCTTGAAGCCGAGATGCTGAAGATCGTCGGCGACGAGCTCAGCGCTGCCTACAAGAACGTCGACAAGCAGAAGCGCTACGCCGCCGTCGACGCTGTCAAGGCGAAGGTCAAGGCCGCGTTTGCTCCGGCCGAAGGTGAAGACGCCAAGTACACCTCCGAACAGATTGGCTCCGTGTTCAAGGAACTGCAGGCCAAGGTCGTGCGCTGGAACATCCTCGACACCGGCTCGCGCATCGATGGTCGCGACCTGAGCACGGTTCGCAAGATCGTCTCCGAAGTCGGCGTTCTGCCGCGCACCCATGGTTCGGCGCTGTTCACCCGCGGCGAGACCCAGGCGCTGGTCGTTGCCACACTCGGTACCGGCGAGGACGAGCAGTATGTCGATTCGCTGACCGGCATGTACAAGGAGAAGTTCCTCCTTCACTACAACTTCCCTCCCTACTCCGTCGGTGAGACCGGCCGCATGGGTTCGCCGGGCCGCCGCGAAATCGGCCATGGCAAGCTCGCCTGGCGCGCTATCCGTCCGATGCTGCCGAGCGCTGACCAGTTCCCCTACACGCTGCGGGTCGTCTCGGAGATCACCGAGTCCAACGGTTCGTCGTCGATGGCTACCGTCTGCGGCACCTCGCTGGCGCTGATGGATGCCGGCGTGCCGCTGGCGAAGCCCGTTGCCGGTATCGCCATGGGCCTGATCAAGGAAGGCGAGCGCTTCGCCGTGCTCTCCGACATCCTTGGCGACGAGGATCACCTCGGCGACATGGACTTCAAGGTCGCCGGCACCGAAGGTGGCATCACCTCGCTGCAGATGGACATCAAGATCGATGGCATCACCGAAGAGATCATGAAGATCGCGCTTGGCCAGGCCAAGGACGGTCGTCTCCATATCCTCGGTGAAATGGCGCATGCCCTGACCGGCGCCCGCCCCGAACTCGGTGAGTTCGCACCGCGCATCGAGGTCATGCACATCCCGACCGACAAGATCCGCGACGTCATCGGTTCGGGCGGCAAGGTCATCCGCGAGATCGTCGAGAAGACCGGCGCCAAGATCAACATCGAAGACGACGGCACGGTCAAGATCGCTTCGTCGAACGCCAAGGAGATCGAGGCGGCCAAGAAGTGGATACACACCATCGTTGCCGAGCCGGAAGTCGGCGAAATCTACGAAGGCACGGTCGTCAAGACCGCCGACTTCGGCGCCTTCGTCAACTTCTTCGGTCCGCGTGACGGCCTCGTCCACATCTCGCAGCTCGCCAACGACCGGGTCGCCAAGACCTCCGACGTCGTCAAGGAAGGCGACAAGGTCTGGGTCAAGCTGATGGGCTTCGACGAGCGCGGCAAGGTCCGCCTGTCGATGAAGGTCGTCGACCAGGCCACCGGCAAGGAACTCGCTCGCGACAAGAAGACCGAAGGCGAAGAAAACGCCGCCTGA
- the fabA gene encoding 3-hydroxyacyl-[acyl-carrier-protein] dehydratase FabA, whose protein sequence is MAGKSSYDYEELLACASGELFGEGNAQLPYPPMLMFDRITEISETGGAFDKGFIRAEFDIKPDLWFFACHFIGNPIMPGCLGLDALWQLTGFYLGWLGEPGKGMALSTGEVKFKGMVTPSVKKVEYGVDFKRVMRGRLVLGIADGWMKADGEPIYAATDLKVGLSKQSAVA, encoded by the coding sequence ATGGCGGGTAAATCCAGCTACGACTACGAAGAATTGCTGGCCTGCGCCAGCGGCGAGCTGTTCGGAGAGGGCAATGCCCAACTGCCCTACCCGCCCATGCTGATGTTCGACCGCATCACCGAGATCAGCGAGACCGGCGGCGCCTTCGACAAGGGGTTCATCCGCGCGGAGTTCGACATCAAGCCGGACCTGTGGTTCTTTGCCTGCCATTTCATCGGCAATCCGATCATGCCAGGATGCCTCGGTCTGGACGCCTTGTGGCAGTTGACCGGCTTCTACCTCGGCTGGCTCGGCGAACCCGGCAAGGGAATGGCGTTGTCGACCGGTGAGGTCAAGTTCAAGGGCATGGTCACACCATCGGTCAAGAAGGTCGAGTATGGCGTGGATTTCAAGCGCGTGATGCGCGGCCGGCTGGTTCTGGGCATCGCCGATGGCTGGATGAAGGCGGATGGCGAGCCCATATATGCGGCGACGGACCTGAAGGTCGGTCTGTCCAAGCAGTCGGCGGTCGCTTGA
- a CDS encoding DUF4260 domain-containing protein, whose translation MKPLDLIVRLEWAAVAVAAVVFYAWSGVAWWLFAVLILAPDLSMFGYLGGPRIGAIAYNALHILIPPVLLLLVGYLSGHAVAIAVALIWIAHIAIDRALGYGLKLSSGFQETHLGRIGHKRNHLSP comes from the coding sequence ATGAAACCCCTCGACCTGATAGTCAGGCTCGAATGGGCTGCTGTGGCGGTGGCCGCTGTTGTCTTCTACGCTTGGTCAGGCGTTGCCTGGTGGCTCTTCGCGGTGCTCATCCTGGCGCCGGACCTGTCGATGTTTGGCTACCTCGGCGGGCCGCGCATCGGTGCTATCGCCTACAATGCCCTGCACATCCTGATACCACCGGTGCTGCTGCTGCTCGTCGGGTACCTGTCCGGCCATGCGGTGGCAATCGCCGTCGCGCTGATCTGGATCGCCCACATCGCCATCGACCGTGCGCTGGGCTACGGCCTGAAGCTGTCAAGCGGTTTTCAGGAAACCCACCTCGGCCGAATCGGGCACAAGCGCAATCACCTCAGTCCTTGA
- the fabI gene encoding enoyl-ACP reductase FabI → MDGLMKGKRGLVMGVANDHSIAWGIAQKLSEHGAELAFTYQGEAFGRRVKPLADKLGASLVVPCDVEDSASVAATFETLGNAWGGLDFVVHAIGFSDKNELKGLYADTSRENFVRTMVISCYSFTEVARNAAALMTQGGSMITLTYAGSVRVMPNYNVMGVAKAGLEASVRYLANDYGPRGIRVNGISAGPVRTLAGAGISDARHMFSYQQRNSPLRRTVTIDEVGGSALYLLSDLASGVTGEIHYVDSGYHIVSMPTLDELKQTGG, encoded by the coding sequence ATGGACGGACTGATGAAGGGCAAGCGCGGGCTTGTCATGGGTGTCGCCAACGATCATTCGATCGCCTGGGGCATCGCCCAGAAATTGTCCGAACATGGGGCGGAGCTCGCCTTCACCTACCAGGGCGAGGCCTTCGGCCGCCGGGTCAAGCCGCTCGCCGACAAGCTCGGCGCCTCGCTGGTCGTGCCCTGCGATGTCGAGGACAGCGCTTCGGTCGCCGCCACGTTCGAGACGCTGGGCAACGCCTGGGGCGGACTGGACTTCGTCGTCCATGCCATCGGCTTTTCCGACAAGAATGAATTGAAGGGCCTTTACGCCGACACCAGCCGGGAAAATTTCGTCCGCACCATGGTGATCTCCTGCTACTCCTTCACCGAAGTGGCCCGCAATGCCGCCGCCCTGATGACGCAAGGCGGCTCGATGATCACGCTGACCTATGCCGGTTCGGTCCGCGTCATGCCGAACTACAATGTCATGGGCGTCGCCAAGGCCGGCCTCGAGGCCAGCGTGCGCTACCTTGCCAACGACTACGGTCCGCGCGGCATCCGGGTGAACGGCATCTCGGCAGGCCCGGTGCGCACACTGGCCGGCGCCGGCATTTCGGACGCCCGCCACATGTTCTCCTACCAGCAGCGCAACTCGCCGCTGCGCCGTACCGTGACCATCGACGAGGTCGGCGGCTCGGCGCTCTACTTGCTGTCCGACCTCGCCTCCGGCGTCACCGGCGAAATCCACTATGTCGATTCCGGCTATCACATCGTCTCGATGCCGACGCTCGATGAGTTGAAGCAGACGGGTGGTTAA